The Ruania alba genome has a window encoding:
- a CDS encoding GNAT family N-acetyltransferase, whose protein sequence is MITIERDQDADATCTILESLPDWFGDLEAVDSYVADASSTQFTHLVARSTNARATASRTRADNHGSDPDPDPDPDPDATGRTVGIAQIERHFPESAELHLIAVAPQARGEGVGRALVESACADLVADGCSMLTVHTVGPTFEHEPYAQTRAFYRRLGFVPLEEHTNLDWPGPTVIMVRPLRVQVSESSA, encoded by the coding sequence ATGATCACGATCGAGCGCGACCAGGACGCTGACGCGACCTGCACCATCCTGGAGAGCCTTCCGGACTGGTTCGGTGACCTCGAGGCGGTCGACTCCTACGTGGCGGACGCCTCCTCAACGCAGTTCACGCATCTGGTCGCGCGTTCCACGAATGCCCGCGCCACGGCGTCGCGCACCCGCGCTGACAACCATGGATCGGACCCGGACCCGGACCCGGACCCGGACCCGGACGCGACGGGAAGGACAGTCGGCATTGCCCAGATCGAACGACACTTTCCGGAGTCCGCCGAACTGCACCTCATCGCTGTGGCACCTCAGGCACGCGGTGAGGGAGTGGGCCGCGCCCTGGTCGAGAGTGCCTGCGCTGATCTCGTGGCCGACGGGTGCTCCATGCTGACCGTCCACACCGTCGGTCCGACGTTCGAGCATGAGCCCTATGCCCAGACTCGCGCGTTCTACCGCAGGCTCGGATTCGTCCCGCTCGAGGAACACACGAACCTCGACTGGCCCGGGCCCACGGTCATCATGGTCCGCCCCCTACGCGTGCAGGTGTCAGAATCGAGCGCGTGA